Genomic DNA from uncultured Acetobacterium sp.:
GCACTCCTTCCATTATAACTGAGTACTTTTTTCTGTCGCATTAAGTTTCTTATTCAATCTAGAATCATTAATCATTTCGATGATTTTATATAATGAAATTGCATTGAAAGCGACAATTAATGGGTATGCTCCCGCTAAATACCAGTAAGAAATGGCTGTATAGGCTGATATTTCAGTATAGGCAACGCCGATGGCAAGTACAAACGCGCTAAATAATAATCCCGACAAAACCAACCAAAAATCAAGGAGATTGTATTTCTTTCGCCATTTTTTTATCAAAATCAGAACAGTGATACAACCATAGGCTATTCCACTCAGCAAAAAAACAAGAACGCCACAAAGTTGATAAATACTTTGTATGCCATTTAATATTTGAATGCGTACCTGATCATTCCATTTTGTTGTTTCGCCTGGATATTGTGCCAGATTATTCGTTACTCTTTCAAAAAGTCGAATGCCATTGCGGCCATCATCGATACTTTCCAAAACACTGGTTTTAAGCGACTCAAAGCCTGCAACATAATGGATTGTCACTAAAAAGGCCTGCGGTAATTCTCCCCAGTAATTATCGCGCCAGGGCGACATTAAAGCAGAAGGCATCGTATTTCTTTTTTCTAGTTTTCCGCTTTCAAAAGCAGCTTCAAGCTCGCTGTTTACTTGTGCATAAAAATTATTAGCCATTTGGGCGTTCTGGTAATAGCCACTATTTGCAACTGCTTCTCTCAAACTCCAAAAAAACCAGCCATCTTCGACTTCCCTTTTTTCAACATCTTTACCATACCAGGACCAATGATCCATACTTGCTGCTATTTCATCACTGATGCCGCTTAAGGTTGGTGATACTTGACATATTTTTTCCATTGAACTCAAAGGGACGGAAACATTGTGAATTTCTTCACTGGCTTGAACCGAATAGATTAATTTAATTGTTTTCGTGTAATTGCTATCATTTAATTCGTTGGTCGTGTATACCCCATAGTAAGCATAATTAATACTCGATATAATTATCGTCGTTACTAAAAGTATGACAATTGGACTCCCGACAATTAAAGATCTTTTAACTTTCTCTTTTGATTGCAGTTCTTTTTTCAAAAAAATCGTCAGCCAAGTAATGATGATAACGCCTAGCACCAATGGAATAATCCATATTCCATCTTCTCTTGAATGCCACAACGAGGCGAGCCCAAGGCCTCCGCCGATCGCCCATCCTGCAAGCATCCACTTCTTTTCAAATCGATTAAGATAGACTGCAAACATACAACCGCTAATCATTAGAACTTGAGCTGCGACAAGACTATTTCGATACACTCTAACAAACGTTTCATTTGCAAATGAAATCGGATTGAATATTAAAACAAAAAAGATAATATACAAAGGTAGTTCATTTTTGAATAATTTTTTTACGCCCATCACAAAAACAACGCATCCTAACGCATAAAATCCAGGAACTGCGATGGAATATGGGATTCCAAAAAGAGCATTAATGGCAAGAAAAAGCGGGAAAAAAACACCTTTTACCAAAGTTAATTCTGAATAACTACCCAACCATTGTCCTTTTATCAAGGAATCTGCCATATTTACCATCATGCGATCATCATGTCCCGCTCCAGGGTATGCAAATATAGGAAGCCCTGTCAGTAATAATTGTTTTATTATTATTGCTATAATCATGAATAATATCAATTGATTTTCTTTAATAAAATACCCTAATTTACTGTTTTTTGATCGTTTTGCAAAAGCAACCATTAACTCACCTAGATTCCTTATTATTTTGTTTTATCTTGATTCCATATTTCATTAAGCATATTTAAGTATCGCTCAAAATTATGGCGATGCTGTTTTTTTAGCACTTCTAGTATTACGCCACTGAAAAAGCCAATAATTGCGATAATCCACAACGCTGTAATAACAATCAAAGTCGGATATTTTGCAACCGTTCCGGTATCTAAATAATTCATTACAATCGGAACAAAGAATGCCCCACCGATAACAACTAATATCAATGAGATGATCGAAAAAAATGAATAAGGTTTTGTATCTCTGAATAAAGTTCCAATGGTTTTTAAAACTTTATAGCCATCCGTGTATGTATTTAGTTTGGATTCGCTGCCCTCCGGCCGATCACGATAATCAATCTCTACTTCAACAATTTTAAAATTATTATCCAATGCAAAAATCGTCATTTCGGTTTCTATTTCAAATCCTTTTGATGTCACCGGAAATGATTTTATGAATTCTTTTGTAAATCCCCTTGATCCTGTCATGATATCTTTAACTTCTGCTTTAAATAAAATGTTAATAAGTTTTCTGACCAAAACATTTCCGATATTATGAAATGGTCGTTTATTTTCAGTGAAATAGGTCGATGACAAACGATCACCGATAACCATATCTGCTCTGTTTTCAAGAATCTGTTTCTCTAATTCCAATGCAAATTCAGCAGGGTAAGTATCATCCCCATCAGTCATAATGTAACAATCTGCATCAATATCTCTAAACATTGCTCTGACAACATTGCCTTTTCCCTGTCGATATTCATATCTGACAATTGCTCCAGCTTTTCGGGCTATTTCATCTGTTCCATCTGACGAGTTATTATCATAAACATATATATCTGCATGCGGCATTACCGCCTGGTGATCTCTAATGACCTTCTCTATCGTTTTGGACTCATTATAACAAGGGATAAGTATCGCAGTTTTTTGTATTTTTTCCATATTAAATACCTTTCAATTCTAATTAAATTCTAATCCGTATATCGTAAACCCATTACCACTTGTTAATGGGTTGAATTTTACCTTTTCATTTGACAAACCTGTTAAATTTCGTTTCGATAAAACATATTTCACCTCCATTTTTTTCAAATCTGATGTGCTAAGATTTACTGTAAAGAGATCAGCTGAATTTAAAACAAAATTTGTTTTTTCATTATCGCCAATCAAGTTAACCGTTATGTGTGCATAGCGGTTATAAATATTTTCATTCGACCGATCAGGATCCACTGAGTACCATCGTTCCAAATTCGGATAAACATTTGTTGAGTTTATCGTTGGCGCTCCTACCATTATTGGTATGTTGGTTGAGGGATAACCCATTTCTTCCCCCGAATCTACAATCCACAAGCCGTTGTCATTATTACTGATTTCCGCAATTTTTTTTACGATATCTTGATTATAGATAACATCCAGGCCTCGAACCACTGGATTCACAAGCATTCCTGAAACAAACATAATTCCGATTGTTAAAACAAGAAATGTTTTTTGAGCAATTGGCTTTTTCCAGCTTAATAAAACATAAAACATCCCACAGATTAGCGGAGCAATTAACAAGGCCATTTTTGTATCAATATATCCTTCATAAACGTTTATTGACATACTCGTCATAAAACATCCTAAAATTATCGCGATAGTCATCTTTATCCACCGCGAAAATTCGGTTTCAATCAAAGTCAATGCTCGCATTAGCAGTAGAATATTGAGTAATCCGACTGCCAGAAAAACCCGTGCAGGCTGGGCGTGACTCAGTAAACTTATCTTTGCCAGCCAATCTGGCCATTGCACCAAACAATAACCAGAAAGAATAATAAAGCTAATAAAAAACAGTGTTAAATAAACATCTCTCTTTTTCTCTTTGAAATATACCCATAATGCCAAAAATATCCCCATCGGGAAAAAATCATAAAACGCCGATAGTTCACAAACGTTAGCATATGGTAATTCCCGGGATGTCCCAAAAAAAATATTTCCGAGATATAGAAAAAAACGATTAAATTGTCCTCCTCCAGTTTCAAAACGGTCCCCTGGATAAACGGTACCGATTACCGAAAGAATTGTATCATAGGATAGCGAAAAAATGTATCCCATTCCGCATCCCAAAGCAATAATAATACATATAAAAATGACAGTATCTTTTTTTCGCCAAACTATTTTTTGGCGATTTTCATAGCAAAGCCCAATCAATAATGCTAAAAAAACATAAAAAAGTGGAATCTGCCATGCCGGATAAAGTGCAAGGATATAACCGCCAGTACAAATTAACATAATAGCAGCAAACAAACTTCGCAAATAATAATTATCGGTATTAATATACAAGTACACCATTACAATCAACAACTGTCCAAAAACAAGCATTTCGATCAAGCTATTTACCGCAAACCACCATTGAACGATTGGTGCCCACGTCATTAAAACTGCGTAGCTTGTCGCTAATACTTTGTTTCTTTTGCATAAGATCATAGCAAATTCAAAAGATACCAAAAACAACCCAATAATTCGACCCATCCAAAAAAACGAAAGACCATTTTCAGGTGGAAGTACCAAATAACCCCAATGAAAGGGTCTGAAAAGCACAGCAATGTTTTTAACCGGCTGTCCATAAACAATAAATGCATCTGTCAATGCACCACGCATCGTTTCACTAAAATAAGGGAAAGCCCCCGAGTGATTGAAATATTGTGATAGCATCATTGGCGTATTGACTGCCCATTCATCACTTCGGACACTTCGAAAAATCCCAATTAGGGGATTGTATTTTTCTGTTGCTTCAAAAATATATTGCCAATATTGTATTGACGAACCGTGAATTCCCGCCACCACTAATAGCAGAAATATAATGCCACTAATAGCATAACGATACTGATACAAATAGTGGAACACTTTATTTCGATCAAAACAATTCAAGATAATTATTGTTATCGTTGTAAATGATCCAATTAAAAAGATGCGTTTCCATCGTACTGCTAAGATAAAATGATAAAAAAAGTTTTTATCGAGAATTTCATAAGGCGAAATAGCCATTTCAATGATAAGAAAATATAATTCCATTAAAACTGGTAACAAAACTAATAATAGGAGACTTATTAGAATCATAATTTTCTTATTTTCAAGTTTAATCATGCAAAATCTCCCACCTAAAATAGTTTATTAATATAAATATGACGCTTTGTATTCTAAACTTGATTATATTTTACACCGATTAATAATATTGTTTTATCGTTAGTGCAAGCGATATAATAATAAAATAGATTGGCACAATCGTCGTCATGATGTCATACTGCTTTATTTGACTCGGTTTAAGCTGCTCAAACGATGGTCCAATATTCAACAAAAAAGGGATGATCGGAAGAAAACCAATGAAATAACGCCCTTGAACGCCGTTTATGATAGTTGAACCGACTGGCGTCCAGGTTAAATACATCGACAATTCGATTGCCATATATATCCCTAAAATAACGATTAAACTACCAAATCGAGCCAATTTACTCTGAACAAACTCTCGTGGATAAAAAACTGAGATCGAGCCAAAAAAGAATAAATATAATAACCCAATCCCATTTGATCCATATGTTAACCAGCCAAAATTAAAAAGCATCAAATAATTTGTGATACCTTCAATCAAATTGTGCCCAAAAATCTGACTATTTTGGATCGGATCACTGATAAAAAACTGCAGCTGCTCTTTCATATTCACACCAGCCGGCAAAAAAGGGTGTGGTATCGAAGAGTATGCTTTCATCCAAACCAGTGAAAACACGGCTGTCAACACAATCGCTAAAAAGCCTAACCTGTATATCCATCGCTTTTGATATTTATTTCCGGGAATGAATACCAATAACAAAATCAATAAAACAAAAGGAAACTTCGTCAGTGTTATCAACATGCATAATCCTGTATAACTCACCATTTCAAGTAGACCAATTGAATGATTTGCTTTATTCAATAAATACAGAAAATAAGCAAATGTTACAAATATAATGCCAATTCCAAATGCATCCTGATTGTAAGAAGCCGCAATATATACTGCCATGGGAATGGTCCCCACAACAAAAAATATTTTTTTTAAAACTGGTGTTAACTTGATTGCCATACTCACCATAATTGCATAAAAGAGAACATTAGTTATCCTTCCTAAATAAAATGTCCAAAGCACACTGAGATTAATGAGCCGTCCCAATCCAATACCAATCGCCTGGGGTATATAGGAAATAAAAGAATATGCATTTGTTGCCTTTAATCCATTACTCTCATTTTGTTGAACATCACTGTCCGGTATGTTTAAGGTATTCACCAAGATTGTTTTTTGAGATTGATTCTTTAATAATTTATAGTCTTCACTAATCAATAGCTCTGAATCGAGATTGCTGACTGTTAATTTACCTTCAGCTAAATACATCGCTCGAGCTAGATGAGCTGTTTCATCAGGCGTATCCAAAATTGGAGTGATCAAAGAAAAAACGATGCCAAAGCTTAAAATAATAATAAATGCATCTCGCTGTAACTTCTTTCCTGTAAAAAAAATTATCAACACAGTTATGATGAGCACAATACCCATCACAAGCGGAACCGTATTAACCAATCCTCCAAAAAAGAATAAAAAGGATAAAAATATCAGTCCACCGATAGTTGCATATAACCATCGGTCCTTGAAGTCAGAAAGAACAACCAACCAAATTGCAGCAGGTTTTATCTGTCTGATTTGTCTTATTATTATTTCTATTCGGTCCATCAATCTTTGAACCATAATTCACACCTCTTAAAGTTGTATTGACTTCACAGTGAGTTTTAAATATCAATATCCACTCTCAAATACGGCCTTAAACGTCATAAAAAAAACTTTGACATCAAACCATAATGTCCATTTTTCAATATATTCGATATCACACTCGATCCGTTTATGAATCGAGGTATCGCCCCGCCAGCCCTGAACCTGAGCCCAACCTGTTATTCCCGGTCGAACATGGTGCTTGATCATGTACTTGGGAATTTCATGTTGAAATTGGGTAACATAATGGGGACGTTCAGGTCTGGGGCCAACAATACTCATGTCTCCTTTTAAGACATTGACGAATTGTGGCAGCTCATCAATACTTGTTTTTCTGATAAAAGCGCCGAATTTTGTTTTTCTCGGATCATTTTCAGTGGTCCATCCGATTTCACCGGGGATCGATGCATCGCTCCGCATCGATCTGAATTTATAGATCCAGAATTCCTTCCGGCCCATCCCAACCCGAATCTGTTTATAAATAACTGGCCCTGGTGAAGTGACCTTAACCAGAATTGCGGTAATAATCATAATTGGTGATACTAAAATTAATATTATCAGTGACAACATGATATCTAAAGCTCGTTTTATCCATTTATTTAAGGGCTGATCCAATGGAATATAACGGGTATTGATCAGCGGAATCCCATCCAATTCGTCAAAGTAAGCCTTTGTTCCCTGAATTAAGTGAAAATAATCCGGAATAATCTGCGTTTTGATTCCCTGATACTCACAAATATCAATTACTTCATCAATTCGTTTGTAGCTGGTATTAGGCAACGCAATAATAACCTCATCGACCTGATACTCTTCCAGGATTTCATTCATTTCCCGGGTGGTTCCCAAAATGGGGATCCCATCTTTATCACTTTTATGGTAATAGTCATCGACGTATCCGGTAACCTTATACCCTAATTGCCGATCACCGGCAACTTTTGCAGCAAAAGTCTGGCCAATGCTGCCAGCTCCGACGATGATAATATACTTGATATTAAAACCTCGTTCCCGTGCCATTCTTAAAATCTTTCGAATAGAGCCTCGTTCGACGATCATTAAAACAGTCGAAGTTAAAAAGAAAATCCCTAACATATAGCGGGAAAAATGGATACTTTTTGTCGTAAATAAGTAAGACATCAAAATGGTAATTCCGATGATATTAGAAAGAATGATTTCCCTGAATTCCTTGAAAAACTGTTGTTTCCGATAGGGTTGATACAGTCCAAAAGTTGTGAACAAAATGAGGTAGAGAGGGATGATGATGACCAGCAAATCAAGGTAAGCACCCAGATTCATGGTTCGCACACCATCATCAAAAAATGGCGATACAAATCGAATATACCATGCAAATAACAGCGAAGCCGTCACAACACATATATCGAACAATACCAAAATCAGATTAAAAAAACGCTGATTGCTTTTTATCATTTTTAATCGCCTCTCATTATAAATTCCTAAACAGTTTCGTAATTGCCAAACACAGATATTATTTTCTGCGATTATTCTTTGCTAAAGCTCTTTTCTTCATAATGGTTGTCCCGGTAATCACGAACCATCTCGTTAATTTATGATACTTTTTCTGATAATGCTTATTATAAAAAATTGTCATGGAATCATAAAAGGCGGCAATTACTTGGGGATTTCGTTTTCCAATGCCGCTGGCTTTTTTATGATGAAAGATGCGAATTTCCGGATAATACATCACCTGGTAACCAGCGTTCTTAATCCGATAACACCAGTCGATGTCTTCTCCGTACATAAAAAAATCCTCGTCTAACGGTCCAACCTGATCAATCACTGCTCGAGGAACCAGCATAAATGCACCCATAATACAATCGATGGAACACGTCTTGTTTTCATCTACATAAGTCAGGTTATATGCCCCAAAATGAACATTATCTGGAAAAGCGGTATCAAGATTCAGGCTATGATATAAACCATTTAGCGGTGTTGGAAAACTTCTTTTGCAAGCTGGGTCCAATTTCCCGGATGGCAAAAGTATTTTACAACCTAGTGCTCCAATATGCTTGTGATCTTTTACAAACGCGATTGCCCCTTTTAAGGTATTAAGTTCAACAATGGTATCCGAATTAAGTAATAGAATATAATCGCCCTTTGATTCATTAATGCCGATGTTATTCGCTTTTGAAAAACCCAAGTTTTCGGTATTTTTAATAATTGTCACGCCGGGAAACTGTTTTTCAATGGCTTCGACACTGCCATCTTGCGAAGCATTATCGACAAGGATAATTTCATAGTCCAATCCTTTGGTATTACTTTTAATAACGGAGTCGATACAGTTTGATGTCAATTCTTCTGTTTTATAATTAACAATGATAATTGATAAATCCATTTCAAGCCTTTCTTAAGCCTTTTTGTCTTTCAAAAGACATTATATTTTACCATACACTTTTTAAATATGGAAGGAAAGATATCCAAAGTGTTTTTATTTCCTCAATTTATTTGCTACAAACCGCAAAACGTTGATCAGTAATTGCACCTCAATAAACAAATAATGGCCCAGATTTTTGAATGCGAATGGTACCTTATCGATTTTCCCAAGCGTCATAAATCCTTCTTTTATACCTGAAGCATAATCTTTTCCATAACCCCTTTTTGTAAAAAGCGAATATTTGATTAAAAAGCCTGTAAGTAGAAAGGGGCTGTTAATAATCAACTGTAATATCGGCATATTTTTATAAGCCACATAGATATTATTTCTTGCTGATATTTGTACTTTGAAAGGACTGTACTTTTGTCCTTCTGCCGTGGTTGCACTACCAATATGATAGCAGATAGCTTTGGGTTCATAACGATTTTTATAACCATAAATCAGCCCGCGATAGGAGATATCCACATCTTCCATATAGGCAAAAAAATCCTCGTCAAATAAGCCAATCTTATCCAAAACCGTTCGTCGGTAGATACCCGCACCGGCACAGGTACTGAACACTGGAGATGGGGTGTCATAAGACTTCAAAAGTTTTCCGTCACCACGTTTATACCCCCACCCCAGGATATTATAAAAATCTCCGGCATCATCAAGCTTATCGCGTTCATAAAAACGAATCATTTTAGCGCTGACTGAAAATATTTTGGCGCTTTCCTCAATGTGTAAATATAAGTACTTCACAAAATCCTGGTCAACCACGACATCATTATTTAAAAGCAAACAATATTTGCCGCTACTGGCTAAAATTCCCTGATTAACCGATTTATCAAAACCCGAATTTACTGGGTTTTCCAGTAACGTTACCTGCTTGTATGTTTTAATAATTTTAACGCTATCATCATTGGAACAATCATCCACTACGATGATTTCCATTTTTCCTAACTTAAAAAAACTTTGGATCAGAATGCTGTCCAAACAATTTGCAATAAATTTTTCGCCATTATAGTTCGGAATAATAACCGAAACATCATACTTCATAAAATCTTCCTCGAGTTCCAATTTATAGTCCGTACTATTATAACATAGGATTCGCTTTTACTGAACAAAAAGAGGCCGAGAAACACGTCTCAGTCTCTTTTTTGATCGATATGTTAGTTTGCATTCCGATAAGGATTATGAAAATCAATCCATATTTCCGGATCGACACAGGCATAATCGGCATTGGCGATTGCGCCAAAATGGAGATGTGAACCATAGGCATCATCAATGTATTTCCCTTGAGTATTGTAACCCGATCCCCCAACGGAGCCAATCTTTTGTCCCATGCTGACTGATTGACCGACACTGACATTAATTTCCTGAAGGTGGCCATAAAAGAACGATACGCTCTCGCCATATCGGTCAGTGGTGCGAATCCGAATGTAGCGACCATATCCCATGAAATAACCGGCTTTTTCTACCACCCCATTTGCCACTGAATAGCAGCTTGCATAACGATCGGCGGGGATGTCAATTCCTTCATGAATGTCGCCCCACCTTGGTCCAAACCAGTCGGTCTGGTCACCGGGATCAGGCTTGTAATTTTTATCCAGCGGATAAGCAAAAAATCCGTAGATGGTCGCGGTATTCTGCAAAATATGTTTAACTGAGTCTTTTACAAAAACAGTTTTGTTATTTCGATCCACTAAATAAGCATGGGTGATAAAATCATCGACAATAATAGTGTAATTGTTTAAATTAATCGTGGCTTCCCAAGTGTTGTTTCCAATATAGGTGGCCTGTTCCCAGTGCACATCATCCTGACCATTGGTACGACTCCAGGTTGGGAAAATAACACTGGCCACACCATTTTCATTACTGACATTTTTTATTCTTATTTTAAAAACATTATTGAGAACCGCATTATCATATTCAATGGTTGGTTTAACATCTGGCATGGTAAATTCCGAATTGGTGAACGCAATCGTTTCTCCTGTCGTTCCCCGCAGGTAAGCGTGGACAATGAACGGTCCTGTTTCAAACCCATGGTTTTCAATGTCTACATATGCATAAAACTCACCATTCGGACCCAAAGCACCCTCATACCATTTTAATTCATCTTGCCCATTTCGTTTTGTCCATACTGCAAATGCCACACTTTTAGCGCCAGTCTTGCCCCCGCAGTTTTGAGTAACAATCGAAAATTTTGATGCGTTGTTGTCCGGCTGGACCTTAATTTCCAATGGCTCCTTCAAAAATGGATTCTTGACAATCTGTTCAATCGCACCACAATACTTTTGCTGACCATCTTTATTCATTAGGTAGGCGTGGGTGATAAACGTATCATAGCTGCGTTTGTAGTCATTGATATGGACGGTTGCTTCCCAGGTATCATTCCCCACATAAGTTCCTGGTTCCCATCGCAAATCATCCTGTCCATCGACCTGAGTCCAGGTTGGAAAACTTACCCAGCTAACCCCCTGGGGATTGCTCGCCCCCGTAAGGCGAACCTTATAGGCGTTGTTTATCACTTCTGTTAAACTAATTGCCGGTTTTTGCGTTTCCAAGCTTTGTGTATTAACAAAGGTTTTGATCACCTCTCCTTTTAATCCATAGATATAGGTATGAATATTATAAATTCCAGTTTCAAAACCGTGGTCTTTGGCGTCGACGGTCAGGCTGTACTCACCTTTGCTATCGAGGGTTCCTTCATACCAGCGGAGATCATCCTGGCCATTTCTTTCAGACCAGGTGGGAAAACAAACTTTGCTGATCCCCGTTTTTCCGGCATAGCCAACGGTACTGATGCTAAATTGGGTTGTACTTCCCGTTATTTGTGTAATATTGACGTTTAGATCATTAACATTCAGGGCCGTTGCTGATAAATTCGTCAGATCTTCGGCTTTTTCTTCGTTAAGAGCTGTTGCTATCTCGGTCTCAGCTGGTTTCTCATTTGAACTCACATCGGAAAGATTATTTTCATTGATCTCCGGTCCGGTTCCTTCACCACTTTTTTCACCAGCCGATTCTGGTTCAGATGGTTTCTTTTGATTAATCACGACTTCTTCCGTTATGGGATTTTCGATTTTTATCTCGATACTGCGTTGTTTAGCAAGTTCGTAACCCGCTTGGGTTTTAATTTGCTTTAATTGATATTTCCCTTCATTTACATTTTTGATGATTGCGCAACCGCTTACATCACTAACACAGGTTTCCAACACTTCATTTTTATCATTCTGAATTTCAAAAACAGCTTTGTCAATTGGCTCACCTATTTCATTTTTTACAACGATCACCTGTTTGACGGATTCTTTGGCTTCCTGAGCCAGGACTTGCCCCGATGACAAAAGCAACGTAACTATCCAGCAAATCGTTAACAATCTAAACCAACTTTTTTTTCCTGCTCGTAATTTCATTTCGCTCCTCGCGTTAAATTTAATCGTTTTCGCTGACTGGTAAGAACACCGCATTTAATTTAAACCAATTTGATCTTTTCTCTACCCTATCATTTTTGTATTACATATGTCAAGGTTAGAAGATAAAAAGACAGAGTTGAAAAATTCAACTCTGTCTTTTAAAATTAAAACTTTTTCATAATCGCTTTAACCTTACCTGCATAGGTTGTATCTGCAGCCCAGGTTCCTGCCAGTCCTTCAACAGAAACCGCTCGTAGTCTAAGCGAATCATTCCACCTTGGATCTACCTTGGGTTGATTCAAGGCTGAGCTACTGGCATAGCATTTTAAATGCTGTACATGACCTCTGATTCCAGTTTGCAGGCCAGCACTGCTATAGCCATATACCGCGGCAAAATCATAACCCGGTACTCCGCCAGTCGCACCTAAACCGGCAAAATTAAATTGCGCAGGTTTGACATCGCCACCAAATTGAAGATTCCCGGTTTCCAGCATTGCCTGTGCAAAAGCGACCTCGGCGCGAACGCCTTCCGCATTACACTCCTGAATATACAGATCTACAAAAGTCTCCAGATTCACACCAAGATCATTGTAAATCTGGGGATAAACTTTTCCAGTTGCTTTGTAATAGGCTACCAGTTGCGCTGCGGTTACCGTCGTTGCACCCATAATTGGGGTTTCAATATAGCGGACACTCGCGGATGTGTTTCCCAGGAATACCATTCGTCCATCTGCTTCGACACCGTAGGCGTGAATCGAATAGGTACCGCTGTCGCCATTATGGTTTTTTGCATCAATAGTCGCCTGATAACTTCCATCATTCTGTTTGGTCGCTGTGTACCATTTGATATCGTCCTGACCATTTAAATCACTCCAGGTCGGAAGCTGAATACTCTGAATTCCATTCGGGGCAGTTATTCCACCAACGGTAACGGTAATAATGTTTTCTGCAACTGCGGCTTTGACTGTTGATGCTGTCATCGGCGTAGTCATCACACTCACTGAAGTATTCCCTAAAAGTATCATCTTGCCATTATTGTCAGTCCCATATACATGAATACTATAGGTGCCACCAGAATAATTGTGATCTTTAATATCAATCGTTACACTATAGCTCCCATCATTTTGCTTGGTTGCGGTGTACCATTTTAAATCATCCTGCCCACCAACA
This window encodes:
- a CDS encoding DUF2142 domain-containing protein; its protein translation is MDRIEIIIRQIRQIKPAAIWLVVLSDFKDRWLYATIGGLIFLSFLFFFGGLVNTVPLVMGIVLIITVLIIFFTGKKLQRDAFIIILSFGIVFSLITPILDTPDETAHLARAMYLAEGKLTVSNLDSELLISEDYKLLKNQSQKTILVNTLNIPDSDVQQNESNGLKATNAYSFISYIPQAIGIGLGRLINLSVLWTFYLGRITNVLFYAIMVSMAIKLTPVLKKIFFVVGTIPMAVYIAASYNQDAFGIGIIFVTFAYFLYLLNKANHSIGLLEMVSYTGLCMLITLTKFPFVLLILLLVFIPGNKYQKRWIYRLGFLAIVLTAVFSLVWMKAYSSIPHPFLPAGVNMKEQLQFFISDPIQNSQIFGHNLIEGITNYLMLFNFGWLTYGSNGIGLLYLFFFGSISVFYPREFVQSKLARFGSLIVILGIYMAIELSMYLTWTPVGSTIINGVQGRYFIGFLPIIPFLLNIGPSFEQLKPSQIKQYDIMTTIVPIYFIIISLALTIKQYY
- a CDS encoding glycosyltransferase family 2 protein — encoded protein: MKYDVSVIIPNYNGEKFIANCLDSILIQSFFKLGKMEIIVVDDCSNDDSVKIIKTYKQVTLLENPVNSGFDKSVNQGILASSGKYCLLLNNDVVVDQDFVKYLYLHIEESAKIFSVSAKMIRFYERDKLDDAGDFYNILGWGYKRGDGKLLKSYDTPSPVFSTCAGAGIYRRTVLDKIGLFDEDFFAYMEDVDISYRGLIYGYKNRYEPKAICYHIGSATTAEGQKYSPFKVQISARNNIYVAYKNMPILQLIINSPFLLTGFLIKYSLFTKRGYGKDYASGIKEGFMTLGKIDKVPFAFKNLGHYLFIEVQLLINVLRFVANKLRK
- a CDS encoding undecaprenyl-phosphate glucose phosphotransferase; the protein is MIKSNQRFFNLILVLFDICVVTASLLFAWYIRFVSPFFDDGVRTMNLGAYLDLLVIIIPLYLILFTTFGLYQPYRKQQFFKEFREIILSNIIGITILMSYLFTTKSIHFSRYMLGIFFLTSTVLMIVERGSIRKILRMARERGFNIKYIIIVGAGSIGQTFAAKVAGDRQLGYKVTGYVDDYYHKSDKDGIPILGTTREMNEILEEYQVDEVIIALPNTSYKRIDEVIDICEYQGIKTQIIPDYFHLIQGTKAYFDELDGIPLINTRYIPLDQPLNKWIKRALDIMLSLIILILVSPIMIITAILVKVTSPGPVIYKQIRVGMGRKEFWIYKFRSMRSDASIPGEIGWTTENDPRKTKFGAFIRKTSIDELPQFVNVLKGDMSIVGPRPERPHYVTQFQHEIPKYMIKHHVRPGITGWAQVQGWRGDTSIHKRIECDIEYIEKWTLWFDVKVFFMTFKAVFESGY
- a CDS encoding glycosyltransferase family 2 protein, which gives rise to MDLSIIIVNYKTEELTSNCIDSVIKSNTKGLDYEIILVDNASQDGSVEAIEKQFPGVTIIKNTENLGFSKANNIGINESKGDYILLLNSDTIVELNTLKGAIAFVKDHKHIGALGCKILLPSGKLDPACKRSFPTPLNGLYHSLNLDTAFPDNVHFGAYNLTYVDENKTCSIDCIMGAFMLVPRAVIDQVGPLDEDFFMYGEDIDWCYRIKNAGYQVMYYPEIRIFHHKKASGIGKRNPQVIAAFYDSMTIFYNKHYQKKYHKLTRWFVITGTTIMKKRALAKNNRRK
- a CDS encoding glycosyltransferase family 2 protein is translated as MEKIQKTAILIPCYNESKTIEKVIRDHQAVMPHADIYVYDNNSSDGTDEIARKAGAIVRYEYRQGKGNVVRAMFRDIDADCYIMTDGDDTYPAEFALELEKQILENRADMVIGDRLSSTYFTENKRPFHNIGNVLVRKLINILFKAEVKDIMTGSRGFTKEFIKSFPVTSKGFEIETEMTIFALDNNFKIVEVEIDYRDRPEGSESKLNTYTDGYKVLKTIGTLFRDTKPYSFFSIISLILVVIGGAFFVPIVMNYLDTGTVAKYPTLIVITALWIIAIIGFFSGVILEVLKKQHRHNFERYLNMLNEIWNQDKTK